The following proteins are encoded in a genomic region of Brachypodium distachyon strain Bd21 chromosome 1, Brachypodium_distachyon_v3.0, whole genome shotgun sequence:
- the LOC100845164 gene encoding UDP-sugar pyrophosphorylase — translation MASGADSAAEGVAALGISDCPAPLRRNLQLLSHDQVELAKMLLNEGQTHLFEHWPEPGVDDDKKRSFFDQVHRLHSSYPGGLASYIRNAKKLLADSRAGKNPYDGFTPSVPSGEVLTFGDDNFVSLEATGVKEARNAVFVLVAGGLGERLGYKGIKVALPREITSGKCFLQHYIESILALQEASCKMEGECHTQIPFVIMTSDDTNALTIKLLESNAYFGMEPSQVKILKQEKVACLADNDARLALDPNDMYKIQTKPHGHGDVHSLLYSSGLLEHWKSTGRKWVLFFQDTNGLLFNAIPSALGVSASKGYNVNSLAVPRKAKEAIGGITKLTHLDGRTMVINVEYNQLDPLLRATGHPDGDANCETGYSPYPGNINQLILELGPYIEELKKTHGAISEFVNPKYTDSTKSAFKSSTRLECMMQDYPKTLPPTAKVGFTVMDTWLAYAPVKNNPEDAAKVPKGNPYHSATSGEMAIYRANSLILRKASAQIADPVIDTFNGQEVEVWARITWSPRWGLTFKDVRGKVHGNSSVSQRSVLVINGQNIVLDGLSLDGALIVNSVDEAEVKVTGHVENKGWAIQHIDHKDTSEKEEIRIRGFKLEKVEQMEVNYTEPGKHCMSS, via the exons ATGGCTTCCGGCGCCGactcggcggcggagggcgtcGCCGCGCTCGGGATCTCCGACTGCCCCGCGCCGCTGCGGCGGAACCTGCAACTCCTCTCCCACGACCAG GTTGAACTTGCAAAGATGCTGCTGAATGAAGGCCAGACGCACTTGTTTGAACACTGGCCAGAACCaggtgttgatgatgacaAGAAAAGAAGCTTCTTTGACCAG GTTCACCGACTTCATTCAAGCTATCCTGGTGGGCTGGCTTCATACATTCGGAATGCCAAAAAGCTTTTAGCAGATTCAAGGGCAGGAAAAAATCCATATGATGGCTTCACACCTTCT GTTCCCTCAGGGGAAGTATTGACCTTCGGTGACGACAATTTTGTTTCACTGGAAGCAACTGGGGTAAAAGAAGCACGCAATGCTGTGTTTGTTCTTGTAGCAGGTGGACTTGGTGAAAGACTTGGTTACAAAGGGATTAAG GTAGCACTCCCGAGGGAAATAACCAGTGGAAAATGTTTTCTTCAACATTACATAGAATCCATTCTGGCTTTGCAAGAGGCCAGCTGCAAGATGGAGG GTGAATGCCATACACAAATCCCATTTGTTATTATGACTTCCGATGATACAAATGCACTAACCATCAAACTTTTGGAATCAAACGcttattttggaatggaacCATCACAAGTGAAGATTCTGAAGCAG GAAAAGGTGGCATGTCTAGCTGACAATGATGCAAGGCTGGCATTAGATCCAAATGACATGTATAAGATCCAG ACAAAGCCACATGGGCATGGAGATGTTCATTCTCTTCTTTATTCAAGCGGATTACTTGAGCATTG GAAGAGTACAGGAAGAAAATGGGTTCTCTTTTTCCAGGACACAAATGGGTTGCTATTCAAT GCTATACCATCAGCATTAGGTGTCAGTGCCAGCAAGGGGTACAATGTTAATTCTCTCGCAGTTCCTCGGAAGGCAAAGGAAGCTATTGGAGGAATAACCAAACTTACTCATCTTGATG GTAGAACTATGGTGATTAATGTTGAGTACAATCAGCTTGATCCACTCCTTCGTGCAACTGGGCATCCCGACGGAGATGCAAATTGTGAAACAGGCTATTCTCCATACCCTGGAAACATAAACCAG TTGATACTGGAGCTTGGACCATACATTGAGGAGCTCAAGAAAACACATGGTGCCATTTCTGAATTTGTAAATCCGAA GTATACTGATTCTACAAAGTCAGCATTTAAATCCTCCACTCGCCTTGAGTGCATGATGCAAGACTATCCAAAAACACTGCCTCCAACGGCAAAAGTTGGGTTTACG GTGATGGATACTTGGCTTGCATATGCTCCTGTAAAGAATAATCCTGAAGATGCAGCTAAA GTTCCAAAAGGCAATCCTTATCATAGTGCAACCTCAGGAGAGATGGCAATTTACAGGGCAAACAGCCTCATTTTAAGAAAG GCTTCTGCACAAATAGCTGACCCGGTAATCGATACTTTCAACGGTCAAGAGGTAGAGGTTTGGGCACGCATAACTTGGAGCCCTAGGTGGGGTCTTACATTCAAGGATGTCAGGGGGAAAGTGCATGGCAACTCTTCAGTTTCCCAGAGATCAGTTTTGGTCATCAATGGCCAGAACATCGTACTCGACGGTCTTTCCTTGGACGGTGCTCTTATAGTCAATTCCGTCGATGAAGCAGAG GTCAAAGTCACCGGTCATGTAGAAAACAAAGGGTGGGCTATCCAGCACATTGACCATAAGGACACCTCGGAGAAGGAAGAGATCCGGATCCGTGGATTCAAGTTGGAGAAGGTTGAGCAGATGGAGGTGAACTACACTGAGCCAGGGAAGCATTGCATGAGCTCATAA